Sequence from the Thermococcus nautili genome:
TAACGTTCCCGTTCAAGAACGAGGGCAAGCTGAGGATTGAGAAGGCCAAGGCGGGAATAAAGGCGCTCCTCTACTACTCGGACACCGTTGTAATAATCGAGAACGACAAGCTCCTCCAGCTCGTTCCGAAGCTCCCAATAAACGCGGCCTTCCGCTTCGCCGACGAGATAATAGCCAGGATGGTCAAGGGCATAACCGAGACGATTAAGCTCCCGTCGATGGTAAACATCGACTTCGCGGACGTTTACAGCGTCATGAAGAACGGTGGAGCGGCTTTGATTGGAATAGGCGAGAGCGATTCGAGCAACAGGGCCGTTGATGCCGTCAAGAACGCCCTCCAGAACAAGCTCCTCGACGTCGAGTACGGAAGCGGTGAGAAGGCACTCGTCCACTTCACTGTCGGCCCGGACGTCAGCCTTGGCGAGATTAACGAGGCAATGAACATCGTCTACGAGAAGCTCGGCGAGAAGAGCGAAATCAAGTGGGGAGCAAGGATTGACGAGGACATGGGCAAGATGGTCAGGGCCATGGTGATAATGACCGGCGTCAAGAGCCCACACATTCTTGGAGGCGAAACGGCACTCCAGCTCGCACCAAAGGAGTCCCTCCTGCCCGCAAAGCCCAAGAAGACCTTTGAGTCCTTTGAGGACAAGCTCTACAAGACCATAGCCAGGAGGGAGGAACCGAAGGGCGGGCTTCCACCCTACGTGAGCAGGGTCCTTGACGACTTCGAGGACCTTTCCTGACTCTTTTAACTCATTCGGGTGAAAACCATGGCAGTGGTAATCAGCGTTGCCAATCAGAAGGGGGGAGTCGGGAAGACAACCCTGACGATGAACCTCGGCTACGCACTGGCCGATATGGGAAAACGCGTCCTGCTCGTTGATGTTGACCCGCAGTTCAACCTGACCTTTGGTTTAATCGGAATGAGGGTTCTCGACTACGCCGAAAGGCACGTCGGAACGCTGATGACGAGGGAGAGCGAAATTGATGAGAGCCTGATAAGCGTCCGGGAGAACCTCGACCTCATTCCGAGCCACCTAAACCTCTCGGCCAAGGAAATCGAGATAATCAACGCCTACAACCGCGAGAGGAGGCTTGAGAAGGCCCTACTACCGGTTCTGCCGGACTACGACTACGTTCTAATAGACAACCCGCCGAGCATGGGAATCTTCCTCGTCAACTCGCTCACCGCTTCCGACTACGTGCTCATCCCGCTCGAGCTCAGCTACTTCGGTGTCATAGGAATGCAGCTCATGTTCAACCTCATGAGGATGATTCGCGAGGAGACCAACGAGAATCTCAAACTGCTCGGACTGGTTCCCAACAAGTTCACCAAGCAGACCAAGGTTCCGAAGCTCCGCCTCAAGGAGCTCAAGGAGACCTACCCGGACGCACCGATACTCACGACGATTCCAAAGGCAATAGCCCTTGAGAAGGCCCAGAGTGAAGGTAAGAGCATATTCGAGTTCGACGGCAAGAGTCGCGCCGCGAAGGCCTTCCTAAAGCTCGCGAAAGAGGTGGTTGAGATTGCCGAGGGATAAAATTCCAAAGCTCTTTGACGGCTCGATAGACGAGCTCACGAAGCCGACGAAGCCGAAGCCCAAGAAGGAGCGCAACCTGAAGAAGGAGAAGATGCAGAAGACCCTTTACGTCAGCAGGGACATGAACATGAAGCTCATCCAGCTCTACGCCGAGGAAGGGAGGAGGCAGAGCGCCATCGTTGAAGATGCTGTCAACCTCTACTACTACCTCCGCCTTGCCCTTGGGGAGAAGAAGTTCGAGGAGCTTTTAAGCGCCGTGAAGAGGGAGGACCCCGAGTTCCTTCGTGATTACATCTCAAAACTGAGACCCTGAACTCAGGGCCCCACCCCGGGTGAGGTTAAATCAGGGCAAATAAAATAAGCCCTCAAATCATTCGCAGAACTCCTCGACTATTCTCCTTATTATCTTGCTCGTCTTCGCCCGGTCGCTCTTGTAGAGGTAGGGAACTCGTATTACCTCAGCGTTTATGCCGTGCTTCCTCAGCTCCTCCTTGAGCTTCTCGCAGTTGAAGTTCTGGTCCGGGCCGATTGCTATAACGTCCGGGTCTATGCGCTTCACGAGCTCGAAGTCTATCCCGCCGGGCGAGCCGATGTAAACCTCGTCCACGTATTTTATCGCCCTCAGCAGTTCAGCCCTGTCCTCGGCCGGGTTTATCGGGTTCCTCCGCTTGTTTCTCCTGACGGTCTCGTCGTGGGCTACTATGACTATAAGCTCATCGCCCAGCTCTTTCGCCTGCTTCAAAAAGTGTATATGACCGACGTGGAGGATATCAAAGACTCCACCGGCTAAAACGCGGATTCTCCGGCCTTTAGATTCCCCCATCTCATCCCACCGTGACGTTCCAGATTTTATCCTTGGCGTGGTGGATGTTCTTCACTGCCTTCCCCTTGGGCTTCTCCTTCATCGCCTTACCGCTCATGAGGGCTATGCCTATCGCGAGTGGCCTTCCGTACTGCTCTTCAACCACGAAGACGAAGTCGCCTTCCCGGATGTTCTCATCGGCGTCAACTATGCCCGCGGCCATGACATCGGCGCCGTTGATGATGTATGGAACCGCCCCTTCGTCAACGACAACGCGCCTCGGCCACTTCCTCAAGTCCTCCTCGTTGGACAGCTCGTAGAGCGCTATGACAAGCGGGAAAATCAGGCCCTTTCTCCGTATGAAGAAGGGCTTTCCGTTGACGAGGAGGATTTCGGTGGTCTTGTCGAACTCGGCGACCTCAACGCGGTCCTTCTTGCTCAGCATCTTCTCGGCTATCTCCTCGCCGAAAATCTCGGCCATCTCGCGGATTATGGCCTTTACCTCCTTCTTGCTGAGGGGATGCTTGACCTTCAGCTCCACGCTCTCACCTCCTCGTAAATCTGTCTCGCGCTCTCCCTCGGGTTATCGCTCGCGTAAATCGAACGGCCCACGATGATGTAGTCGGCACCGGCCTTTAAAACCTCGCCCGCCTTTCCACCCTGCGCCCCGACTCCGGGGGTTAGGATTTTGATTCCCGGCTTGAGCTTTGAACGGATGTAGGCTACCCTCTCTGGCCTCGTGGCCGGAGCTATGACCCCAAAGGGCTCGAGCCGGTTGGCGAGCTCTATTAACCTATCCGTCACGGGCTGTATGAACTCCCTCGCCCCCGGATGGCTCATCTCGACGACGATTATCGTCTTCCCGAGCTCCATAACCGCCTCAACGCTGTCGCTCCCGACGAAGCCGTGCGCTATGATGTAATCCGCCCCCGCTTCGAAAACCTTCCCCGCTATCAGCCGGTTGGTGTTGGGAATGTCCGCGAGCTTGAGGTCGGCTATGACCGGAAGACCGGTCTCCTCCTTGAGTTCGGGGATTATGTCCAGCCCGGAACCGATGATGAGGGGCCAGTTCACCTTAATCGCCCAGAGGTAGTCCGCCGTTTCGCGGGCTATCTCAAGGGCCCTCTCGCGCTCGTAGACGTCAAGGGCAAGGATAAGCCTGCTCTCGGCCATCGACTCACCTCACGAGGGACTTTATCTCATCGGGAACGTCCTTGAGGAAAACCGCCACGTGATAGGCGCTCTTCATGGCGTCGGCCGGGTTCTCGGCCCAGGTAACGACGACCATGTCTCCATCATCAGGCCCAAGAACGGAGAGCTTCTCCGCCAGCTCAGGCATGGTCTCCCGCAGGGGCCTGCCGTCCTCCGGAAAAACTACCTCCCCGTTTTTAACGACGAGAATCATCGCACCCTTGGCGAAGAACCTTATTGCCTCATCGCGAAGCTCGATGCTCTTGAACTCAGGAGGTTTCCTGACGATTAGGGCGTAGGCCGGAAAGCCCTCAACCCTTCCAACCGCGTGAACCTCCGAAAAGGCCCAGGAAAGCCTCTCAACGAGCTCTCTGCCTTTCTCACTGAGGGCGTGGCCCCTCTGGGAGGACTCTATGAGCTCCATCCTTGAGAGCTTTCTCAAAAGCGTTCTAACGCTCCCCTCTCCGATGCCAAGGAGCTCTGAAATCGTCTTTCTTCCGACGGGATTCTTCATCAGGAACAGAACCGCAACCGCGTCTTCAATCGTGAACTCAGGATACGCTCCCCTCTTCCAGCTCATTCTCACCCACCGAGAAAAGTAGGAAAAGGGAGTTAAAAGCTTGCCGTCAGAGCCACTTGGGCTGGAGTCCGGCCCACATGCGCATCTTCTCGTGGGCAATGATGCGCGGGATGTTGTGCATCTCCTTCGGTCCCGGGTTCTTCATGTAGAAGGCGTTGACCTCGTAAACCGTTCCGAAGGCCTTCTTCTCGACGGCAATCTTTCCAAGCCTGACGAGGTCGACGAGCAGACCTGCCAGAGCCGGGCTGTCGTTTATCCTTCCAGTTATGACGAGCTCGTCGTGGGCGCCGTTGAAGCTGACGTACTCGATGTGCATGGCGATGAACTTCTTGTCGCCGAGGGGTTCGAGGAAGCCGGTCGGCTTGATGTAGTGCGGGGCGTCGTAGCCGAGGAGGTCTTTGACGATGGAGCTCTTGGTGAACTCCTTGCTCTTGTTGCGCTCCTTGTCGGTGAGAGCCAGGAAGTCCTGGTTTCCGCCGATGTTGAACTGAGCTATATCGAGGACGTAGCGGTTCCTCTGGGCGAGGTGCGCGAGGACGTCAGCCGTCAGCGGGGTGGCGCCGGTGGCTCCGTCGTCGCCGAAGATAACGAGGTTGCTCTCCTTCGCGAGCTCGACGAAGGCCGGGTCGTTGGCTATAAGCGTTGGAATCGCGTTGACGAAGGCCGCACCGCCGACCTCCTTGGCGTACTTGGCGGCCGCGTAGGCGTAGACCTGGGTAGCTGTGAGCCTGTCCTTCCTGTCCTCGGCGATGGCCTTCTCAAGCTCCTCCTTCTTCTCGAAGGGAACGAAGGCCTCGGTGGTGCAGACGTTGACGAAAACCTCTGCCTTGAGCTCCTTCCACTCGTTGACGAGGTGCTCGACAGCCTCGCTGAGGGTCATCTCGTCGTCGAGACCGGTAGCCTCGAGCGGGAGGTTCCTGAGGCTTCCGAGGTGTATTCCCTTTCTGACGGTGATGCCCTTGAGGCTCTCCGGGGCCTCCGGGTCGTAGGCCTTGACGACCTCGTGGAGGTCCTTGCCGACCTTGGCCTTGTCAACGTCGTAGGAACCGACGATTTCGATATCCTTAATCTTAATCGGGAGCTCGTCCGCCAGCGGGACGCCGTAGGGCTCGAGCTTTCCGGCCTTTACCTTCTCAAGACCGCTCGCGAATATGCTTGCAACGTAACCCTGGCCGAGTATAACAACCCTGACCATTTCACCCACCTCCTTTTCGTTGTTCTCAAATATTTTACAGTGGTTAAATAGTTTTTGGTCGCGAAACCTTTCTGGATATGAGCTGACCTCCTCCCCGCTCTGGAGGGTTAATCCCTCACTAATGACGGGGAGGTTTGAGGGGTTTCATTCAAACCCACTAAAAAGTGGGTCTTCGACCCCTCTGGCCGGGTCTTCGGCCAGTTACCCCTCCTCTGAGCGTACAAACCGCTCAGATTCGGGGTTATGGTCGTCACAACCTTCCTCAAAATGTTGAAAGCTCCAACTAAATCCGCGTTAAAGATAAGCCCCGTCACGGGACACTTAAACAATCCTCTAACAAAGCGAGCCCCCTCGTGGGGCTTCCCGCAAACGGGGCAAAGCTTAGAAGTGAAAGCCTCATTCACAACTTCAACAGAGATACCATACTCTTCAGCAACTTCTGTCAAGCGTTTAATGACGTAATTAAACCGCCAAACATGAGAAAGGATAAAATTCTGCCTTTTGCCCTTATCAGAATTCCGAGCTATTCCCTTTGGATAGCCGACGACAATTCTCTTAACTCCCGACTCGTAGAGCTTCTTAACCGTTTGTCTTACCGCCGTGTTAATGTAGTGCTTTGCTTGAAGTTTGGCCTTTTCGTGCATTCTCTTGAGTTTTCTACTCGTTTTGGCTCCACTCTTGTTGAGTTTCGACTGATACTCAGCAATCTTCTTCCGCCAGTAGAAGTCAATGCTCTTCAAAGGCCTTCCATTCACGAGGAAGCTTTCCCCGTTTTCCACATAAACGGCCATGAGATTGTTCACTCCCAAGTCAATTCCTGCAGAGAGGTTTCCTCTTGGAGTTCTTGGGAGTTTAATCCACTCCCCACTCTCAAGTTTTTCCTCGACTGCGAGGCTTACGTGAGCATACCATCTCCGCTTTACGGGGTCGTAGATGATTTCTAAGCGACCCTGCTTCCCCTTCAGGTGTATTCTACCCTTGAACTGGATTTCGAGACGTTTGAACTTTCCAAGACCCTTTAGAATGAGCTTATTCCCTTCAATCCTGTATTGGTCGTTTCTGAGAACGATTAATGGTTTCCTCCTCCCGTTTTCTTTGAGGTAGTTTGGTGGTTTGGGCTTAAGCCAGTTGGGAAGTTCTCCGTTCCGCTTCTTCCGGAGGAGTGAGAAGAAGCTTCTCCAAGCCTCGGCGTTTTTGCGGCATATTTGTTGAACGGTTGCAGAGCCGATTTCCCGCTTAAACTCATCATAAACGGTTTTCTCAGTCTTGTTAAAGTCCACGATTTGCTCTTTGAAGAATTGTTGTCGTCTAAGATAGTTTACTTGGTTCCAGACTTTAGCTTCAGTGTCCGCTAACTGGTGGAGGGTTTTCGCCTGCTCTTTTGAGGGCTGGAGTTTAAGCGTTACAGTTCTCTTCATTCTAAAGTGTAGTATGAATTTTAGGCTTTAAAAGAGTGTCGCTTTCTCGCTTAAAGACTGTTGGGTTGTTTACTGCATCCCCGCCCTAAAGGACGAGGCATTCAAAAGAATAAAGTAAACCGTCGCCCCGACGCGGAGGTTCGTCAGGACTGCGAGGAGCGCGAAGAGCGCCCTAACTGCGAGGCCCGAAGGAACGAGCAGGAACAGCATCGTCAGGAAGACCCTCTCGTCTCTCTTCCCGGGGAGCTTTCTGAGGGCGGGAACTTCCCGATATGCGTCCCTGCAGAAGGCCCCCTTAAAGCGCTCGGTCGAGTAGCTCACCATGACCGAACCGAGCAGAGCTAAGAGCGCGACCAGATACCAGAGGGGCTCTTTCAAAGCTGAGTAAGCAAGGAGCGCGAGGAAAGAGCCGTCAACGTAGCGGTCGAGGATTGAATCCACGTAGCCACCGAGCCTGCTCGTCCTCAGCTGGGCCCTTGCGAGCTCGCCGTCAACGCCGTCGAGGATTGAGCTCAGCTGGTAGAGGATTCCAGCTAAAGGCAGGCTGACGAGCGTTAGGAAGGCCGAGAGCACGCCGAGGGCGAAGGTGACGACCGTCATCTGGTTTGGAGTGACCTTCTCAACGAGGAGATAGCTGATTCTCGTCGAGATTTTCCTGTTGAGGTGTCGGCTGATGAACCCGTCGCCGGTCCCCTTGACGGCCGTGAAGATGAGCATCTTTCGGGCCCTCTTGAGCTCCTCCGGCGTGTCCACGTCGGTCCAGCCGAAGCCGTCAACGAAGGTAACCGGAAGCCCAGCGCGCTCGACAACCTCGCTGAGGGAGTAGTCGCCGTTCCTCTCGTTTTCAAGCTCCTCCGTTACTTTGAAAATCCCTTCATCGAGGACGAGGAAGCCCGTATCCACGGCATCCCATTCTTTAAGGCCCTTCCCGATTCGCTCGACCCTGCCGTCCTTCACCTTAACCTTCGTCGCCTCGTCAACGTCAATCCACCCCGGCCTTCGGTCCGCTATGAGACCGTTTCCCTTTATGGCCTCCGCAACGAAGGCCTCGCTGTAGACGTGGTCGCTCATGACGAGGACGAACCGCTCGGAGAGGTGGCCCTTGGCGAGGTGGAGTGAGTGACCGTTGCCCTTCTCGGGCTCGGGGTTTATCACGAGCTCGGCGTTGAAGCCGTTCCTCTCAACGAACTCGCGGTAAAGGGGCGCGTACCGCTCGTTGGTGACGATTAGGAAGCGCTCAACGCCGTTCCTCTGGAGGAGGTGCATCGTTCGGTACAGAATCTCCCTTCCGGCAACCCTAACGAGGCCCTTTGGCCTTCCGCCCATCCTCGTCCCAAGGCCTGCCGCGAGAATCACTGCCGTTTTTGGAGTCATCGGCATCACCTTTTTAAGGCCCTCAAAGAGGCCCCATCAAGAGAACCAAGATTAAATTAACCGCAGGTAATTTAAAGCTTTCGGTGATGGAAATGCGCGTGGCGGTCCTTTACTCGGGGGGCAAGGACTCGAACTACGCTCTCTACTGGGCGCTGGAGCAGGGGTTTGAAGTCAAGTACCTCGTCTCGATGGTGAGCGAGAGGGAAGACAGCTACATGTACCACGTGCCGAACATTCACCTCACGGAACTGCAGGCGAGAGCCATTGGGATTCCGCTCGTCAAGGGGTTCACCAGCGGGGAGAAAGAGAAAGAGGTAGAGGACATGAAGGCCGTCCTTGAGGGCCTGAAGATTGACGGCGTCGTTGCCGGGGCTTTGGCCAGCGAGTACCAGAAGCAGAGGGTTGACAGGGTCGCAAGGGAGCTCGGCCTTGAGAGCTTCGCGCCGGCCTGGCACAGGGACCCCGTTGACTACATGCGCGAGCTGATTGGAATCTTCGACATCGTAATGGTCGGAGTTTCGGCCTACGGGTTGGACGAGCGCTGGCTCGGGCGGAGGATTGACGAGAAAGCTTTGGAGGCGCTTGTGAAGCTCCACGAGAGGTACAAAATCCATGTGGCCGGAGAGGGCGGTGAGTTCGAAACCTTCGTCCGCGACGCGCCGTTCTTCAAGGCTCGCATAGTGTTTGATGAAGTCGAGAAGAAGTGGAACGAGTGCAACTATTCGGGAGTGCTTGAGGTTAAAAGGGCGCACCTTGAGAGAAAGGACAACCTTTAATTTTCCTTCCGCGAAGTTTTATCGGTGGGAGCATGGAGGTTATTGAAGCCGTCTACGACCACGGGGTTCTGAAACCCCTGAAGAAGGTGGACCTAAAGGAAGGCGAGAAAGTTCGCATAGTCCTCAAGAGGTCCCTCTACGAAGTTATCTCGGAACTTGAGAAGGAGTTCGAGGACGTAGATGAAGACCTCAGGGAAGTTCTCGTGAGGGAGAGAAAGTGATAGTTCTTGATGCATCTCTGATTATCGACTCCCTTCTTCCAAAACTTAGGGATAGGCATAAACTCGCTAAAGAGTTGCTTAAGGCAGTCTCAGAGGGCAACATTGTGGTTACAATGCCGAGAATAGCGAAGATTGAGATGCTGAGCGTGTTTAGCAGGAAAATAGGAATGAGGGCAGTTCAGGTTGTTGAGACCTTAGGAGAGGGCGTTGAGTTTGTTGGAGAAGAGGAGTTTTACCAAGTTGCGGAGGCTATTGCGCCCAAAATTCAGGGAAGGGCCGTGGATACATACTACATAGCACTCGCTTTCAAGAACTCAGCTATTCTGCTCTCCTGTGACAGACGACAGGTAGAAAACGCCAGAGTTGCGGGCGTTGAGGCATACTATGTCCCCGAAGAATTTGACAAGGCAATGAAAAGAATAAATGAACTCAGGGCTTCACCCTGACCCAGAACCACGCCTTCGAGCAACCGCCCGAAACGCCACAGCTCGGGAACTCGAGGCTCCACTCCTTGGTCGGAATCGCCGAATCCGGCTCCCAGTCGAAGTAGTCATCGTCAAAGAGGAGCGTTATAGAAACCTGCCCCATCGGGTCGTCGTCGTTGCCCCAGTTTCCGGCATCCTCTTCCCAGCCGTCGTATTCGAGGTAGAGGAACGGCACGTCCGCCCTCGTGTGGCCGATAATCAGAATCTGGGGTCTCGTGGTGAACCTGTTGCCCGAGAGCACTCCGGACTTTGGATAGCGGTTGACGGGCTGAACCGGCGCCATTCCAGTGGTTCTCTCGGCCGTTACGTCAGGAACGTCCACTTCCTCCGGCTTGAAGGAGATGAACCCGCTCGCGTAGAGGTAGTACTCGTCGTCGCCGAGTTCAGTATCCTTCGTGAACTGAACGGTGTCGAGGTAGGCCTGGAGGGTGTTGTAGCGGAGCGTCCTCGGGACTTCCACGGTTTGGACGAGGTAGGTAACCCTCATGTTGCCGTCCGTTGACCAGACCTCAACGAGAACTCCTTCGCTGTAATCGGCCCTCGCGTCTATCGTGTAGCCGGAGTAGCCAACCATGTCAGGTTCGGTTCCAAAAGCGGCCAGAATCCTTGAGCCGTAGAACTCGCTCGCGCTTTCACCTGTAACGAGCTGGTTGATGAACATGACTCCGTTGTAGCCGTACTTCATCGCGGTTCCGATTTCACCGGTGGCGAGGCCTAAAGCAGTATCAACGAGGAAGCCGACGCCCATCGTGACGTACTTTCCGGGACTGTCGATGTCCCAGCCAGCTGTGTGGACGTAGATTTTCCTGTATTCCCTAACCTCGTCAAGGGGCATCGCGAAAATCGGGTAGCCGTTGATGAAGGGGTAGCCCACACTTATAGCCCTCTCATCATGGTATAAAAGCCGGCTGTGGTCGTCCGCCTCGACCCAGCGCTTTGCTGGATAGCCGACGGCGTAAATCGGCCCGTACTTCCAGTTCAGGTCGTTCTCGTGCTCCCAGTAAACCGGAAAGGCCCACGAGACGAGCTGTATTTCGCCCTCCGCGCTGTCCTTGTTGCCCTTTATGTAGACGTCCTCGACGACGATGACGAGGTAGCGGTCGACGTCTTTCTCTATGCTGAGCCCGTTGGTGGCGTTCACCCACAGGTTGCTATGAGATGGGAAGCGGGGCTTCATCGAGGGAGCATAGACCTGGCCCGCGAACCAGAGGCGGAAGTAGCGCCAGGGGACGAGGGAGAAGAAGTTCTCGATGGTGAACTCGACAACGTGCCTGTCGTTTTCGATGTAGGTGCTCACATTCCCCTCGCGGTAGACGCTTCCGTGCGCGTCCCTCAACTTAAAGGAGTCCTCGTTTACGTAGGCAATCCAGTCGGCCTCGCCGTTGTCGATGCTGTCGAAGAAGACCTTCATAGGCATCATGTCGCGGTACTTGCGGTC
This genomic interval carries:
- the ftsZ gene encoding cell division protein FtsZ, with the protein product MVFKLLEQAGIKIDLDDEPKKPRMEESLMEDDDDLIKIVIVGVGGSGNNTITRLYELGVQGAELIAMNTDAQALKHAKAHKKLLLGKEITQGKGSGGDPEIGYRAAEASAHEIAETIGDADLVFITAGMGNGTGTGAAPVVARVIKERARHNGRFREPLVVSVVTFPFKNEGKLRIEKAKAGIKALLYYSDTVVIIENDKLLQLVPKLPINAAFRFADEIIARMVKGITETIKLPSMVNIDFADVYSVMKNGGAALIGIGESDSSNRAVDAVKNALQNKLLDVEYGSGEKALVHFTVGPDVSLGEINEAMNIVYEKLGEKSEIKWGARIDEDMGKMVRAMVIMTGVKSPHILGGETALQLAPKESLLPAKPKKTFESFEDKLYKTIARREEPKGGLPPYVSRVLDDFEDLS
- a CDS encoding ParA family protein, which produces MAVVISVANQKGGVGKTTLTMNLGYALADMGKRVLLVDVDPQFNLTFGLIGMRVLDYAERHVGTLMTRESEIDESLISVRENLDLIPSHLNLSAKEIEIINAYNRERRLEKALLPVLPDYDYVLIDNPPSMGIFLVNSLTASDYVLIPLELSYFGVIGMQLMFNLMRMIREETNENLKLLGLVPNKFTKQTKVPKLRLKELKETYPDAPILTTIPKAIALEKAQSEGKSIFEFDGKSRAAKAFLKLAKEVVEIAEG
- a CDS encoding adenylyltransferase/cytidyltransferase family protein, with the protein product MGESKGRRIRVLAGGVFDILHVGHIHFLKQAKELGDELIVIVAHDETVRRNKRRNPINPAEDRAELLRAIKYVDEVYIGSPGGIDFELVKRIDPDVIAIGPDQNFNCEKLKEELRKHGINAEVIRVPYLYKSDRAKTSKIIRRIVEEFCE
- a CDS encoding RNA-binding protein; the protein is MELKVKHPLSKKEVKAIIREMAEIFGEEIAEKMLSKKDRVEVAEFDKTTEILLVNGKPFFIRRKGLIFPLVIALYELSNEEDLRKWPRRVVVDEGAVPYIINGADVMAAGIVDADENIREGDFVFVVEEQYGRPLAIGIALMSGKAMKEKPKGKAVKNIHHAKDKIWNVTVG
- the pyrF gene encoding orotidine-5'-phosphate decarboxylase, with the translated sequence MAESRLILALDVYERERALEIARETADYLWAIKVNWPLIIGSGLDIIPELKEETGLPVIADLKLADIPNTNRLIAGKVFEAGADYIIAHGFVGSDSVEAVMELGKTIIVVEMSHPGAREFIQPVTDRLIELANRLEPFGVIAPATRPERVAYIRSKLKPGIKILTPGVGAQGGKAGEVLKAGADYIIVGRSIYASDNPRESARQIYEEVRAWS
- a CDS encoding DUF4443 domain-containing protein, which codes for MSWKRGAYPEFTIEDAVAVLFLMKNPVGRKTISELLGIGEGSVRTLLRKLSRMELIESSQRGHALSEKGRELVERLSWAFSEVHAVGRVEGFPAYALIVRKPPEFKSIELRDEAIRFFAKGAMILVVKNGEVVFPEDGRPLRETMPELAEKLSVLGPDDGDMVVVTWAENPADAMKSAYHVAVFLKDVPDEIKSLVR
- a CDS encoding inositol-3-phosphate synthase → MVRVVILGQGYVASIFASGLEKVKAGKLEPYGVPLADELPIKIKDIEIVGSYDVDKAKVGKDLHEVVKAYDPEAPESLKGITVRKGIHLGSLRNLPLEATGLDDEMTLSEAVEHLVNEWKELKAEVFVNVCTTEAFVPFEKKEELEKAIAEDRKDRLTATQVYAYAAAKYAKEVGGAAFVNAIPTLIANDPAFVELAKESNLVIFGDDGATGATPLTADVLAHLAQRNRYVLDIAQFNIGGNQDFLALTDKERNKSKEFTKSSIVKDLLGYDAPHYIKPTGFLEPLGDKKFIAMHIEYVSFNGAHDELVITGRINDSPALAGLLVDLVRLGKIAVEKKAFGTVYEVNAFYMKNPGPKEMHNIPRIIAHEKMRMWAGLQPKWL
- a CDS encoding RNA-guided endonuclease InsQ/TnpB family protein, which encodes MKRTVTLKLQPSKEQAKTLHQLADTEAKVWNQVNYLRRQQFFKEQIVDFNKTEKTVYDEFKREIGSATVQQICRKNAEAWRSFFSLLRKKRNGELPNWLKPKPPNYLKENGRRKPLIVLRNDQYRIEGNKLILKGLGKFKRLEIQFKGRIHLKGKQGRLEIIYDPVKRRWYAHVSLAVEEKLESGEWIKLPRTPRGNLSAGIDLGVNNLMAVYVENGESFLVNGRPLKSIDFYWRKKIAEYQSKLNKSGAKTSRKLKRMHEKAKLQAKHYINTAVRQTVKKLYESGVKRIVVGYPKGIARNSDKGKRQNFILSHVWRFNYVIKRLTEVAEEYGISVEVVNEAFTSKLCPVCGKPHEGARFVRGLFKCPVTGLIFNADLVGAFNILRKVVTTITPNLSGLYAQRRGNWPKTRPEGSKTHFLVGLNETPQTSPSLVRD
- a CDS encoding bifunctional L-myo-inositol-1-phosphate cytidylyltransferase/CDP-L-myo-inositol myo-inositolphosphotransferase; translation: MTPKTAVILAAGLGTRMGGRPKGLVRVAGREILYRTMHLLQRNGVERFLIVTNERYAPLYREFVERNGFNAELVINPEPEKGNGHSLHLAKGHLSERFVLVMSDHVYSEAFVAEAIKGNGLIADRRPGWIDVDEATKVKVKDGRVERIGKGLKEWDAVDTGFLVLDEGIFKVTEELENERNGDYSLSEVVERAGLPVTFVDGFGWTDVDTPEELKRARKMLIFTAVKGTGDGFISRHLNRKISTRISYLLVEKVTPNQMTVVTFALGVLSAFLTLVSLPLAGILYQLSSILDGVDGELARAQLRTSRLGGYVDSILDRYVDGSFLALLAYSALKEPLWYLVALLALLGSVMVSYSTERFKGAFCRDAYREVPALRKLPGKRDERVFLTMLFLLVPSGLAVRALFALLAVLTNLRVGATVYFILLNASSFRAGMQ
- a CDS encoding diphthine--ammonia ligase; the encoded protein is MRVAVLYSGGKDSNYALYWALEQGFEVKYLVSMVSEREDSYMYHVPNIHLTELQARAIGIPLVKGFTSGEKEKEVEDMKAVLEGLKIDGVVAGALASEYQKQRVDRVARELGLESFAPAWHRDPVDYMRELIGIFDIVMVGVSAYGLDERWLGRRIDEKALEALVKLHERYKIHVAGEGGEFETFVRDAPFFKARIVFDEVEKKWNECNYSGVLEVKRAHLERKDNL
- a CDS encoding antitoxin family protein, translating into MEVIEAVYDHGVLKPLKKVDLKEGEKVRIVLKRSLYEVISELEKEFEDVDEDLREVLVRERK
- a CDS encoding type II toxin-antitoxin system VapC family toxin; the encoded protein is MIVLDASLIIDSLLPKLRDRHKLAKELLKAVSEGNIVVTMPRIAKIEMLSVFSRKIGMRAVQVVETLGEGVEFVGEEEFYQVAEAIAPKIQGRAVDTYYIALAFKNSAILLSCDRRQVENARVAGVEAYYVPEEFDKAMKRINELRASP